A window of the Sulfitobacter sp. THAF37 genome harbors these coding sequences:
- a CDS encoding acyl-CoA carboxylase subunit beta, with the protein MTRMKSLLDTASDDFRANDVSYREKVDELHALRLLQRVGGPEMARKRHVDKGKILPRERIERLIDPGTPFLELGELAGLNMHKGVPPGAGIITGIGVIEGRQCMIIANDATVKGGTYFGITCRKHVRAQKIAWKNRLPVITLVDSGGAFLPDQANLFPDEGQFGSIFHQQIGMSGDGVPQIAVVMGPCTAGGAYIPALCDEVVIVRGQGFMYLGGPELTFAATGEKVEAEELGGGKMHSSVSGVTDHLAEDDAHALAITREIVSHLGEKPQPRKTPETPRAPAYPVEEIYGLISRDPKVPTDNREIVARLVDESDFHEFKPLYGDTIMTGWGRIHGHEVGILANTGVLFVEAALKATHFINLCVQRDIPLLFLADVNGFMVGREVEQMGIAKAGAKMITAMSSARVPKFTIITGGSYGAGYLAMLGRPFQPDAMFAWPTGRSAIMGPEQAASVLAQVRAQINEREGKSWTPEEEEAFKAPIRKEYEDFQGAYNFASNLWIDSVIEPCETRDVMALMLDVTSRRPKVDTKFGVFRM; encoded by the coding sequence ATGACTAGAATGAAATCCCTTCTCGACACCGCGTCGGACGACTTCCGCGCCAACGACGTGTCTTACCGCGAAAAGGTCGATGAACTACATGCCCTCCGGCTCTTACAGCGCGTCGGCGGCCCCGAAATGGCGCGCAAACGTCATGTGGACAAAGGCAAAATCCTGCCGCGCGAACGGATCGAACGACTGATCGACCCGGGCACACCATTTCTGGAACTCGGCGAGTTGGCCGGACTGAATATGCACAAGGGAGTTCCACCCGGCGCCGGCATCATCACCGGTATTGGCGTGATCGAAGGCCGTCAGTGCATGATCATCGCCAATGATGCCACCGTAAAGGGCGGCACCTATTTCGGGATCACCTGCCGCAAACACGTCCGGGCACAGAAAATTGCCTGGAAAAACCGCCTGCCCGTCATCACCCTCGTGGACTCCGGCGGTGCCTTCCTGCCCGACCAGGCCAACCTTTTCCCCGACGAAGGCCAGTTCGGCTCCATCTTTCACCAACAGATCGGCATGTCTGGCGATGGTGTGCCGCAAATCGCCGTGGTCATGGGGCCCTGCACCGCGGGTGGTGCCTATATCCCCGCGCTCTGTGACGAAGTGGTGATCGTGCGCGGTCAGGGCTTTATGTATCTAGGCGGACCGGAATTGACCTTTGCCGCAACCGGCGAAAAGGTCGAAGCCGAAGAACTGGGTGGCGGCAAGATGCATTCGTCCGTCTCCGGTGTGACAGACCATTTGGCCGAAGATGACGCCCACGCTCTGGCCATCACGCGCGAAATTGTCAGCCATCTTGGCGAAAAACCCCAACCCCGCAAGACGCCCGAAACGCCCCGTGCGCCCGCCTACCCGGTCGAAGAGATTTATGGACTCATCAGCCGCGACCCCAAGGTGCCGACCGACAACCGCGAAATCGTGGCTCGGTTGGTCGATGAGAGCGATTTTCACGAATTCAAACCGCTTTATGGCGACACGATCATGACCGGCTGGGGCCGCATCCACGGCCACGAGGTCGGTATTCTCGCAAATACAGGCGTGCTTTTCGTCGAAGCCGCACTGAAGGCCACGCATTTCATCAATCTCTGCGTCCAGCGTGATATTCCGCTGCTGTTCCTGGCCGATGTGAACGGCTTCATGGTGGGCCGCGAGGTCGAGCAGATGGGCATTGCCAAGGCTGGCGCCAAGATGATCACGGCCATGTCTTCGGCCCGGGTGCCGAAATTCACCATTATCACCGGCGGCTCCTATGGGGCGGGATACCTGGCCATGCTGGGCCGCCCGTTCCAGCCGGACGCAATGTTTGCCTGGCCGACGGGACGGTCGGCGATCATGGGGCCGGAACAGGCCGCCAGCGTGCTGGCTCAGGTCCGCGCGCAGATCAACGAACGCGAAGGCAAAAGCTGGACCCCCGAGGAGGAGGAAGCCTTCAAGGCACCGATCCGCAAGGAATACGAAGATTTTCAGGGAGCCTATAATTTTGCTTCCAACCTTTGGATCGACAGCGTGATCGAGCCCTGTGAGACCCGTGATGTCATGGCGCTGATGCTGGATGTGACATCGCGCAGACCCAAGGTCGATACCAAATTCGGCGTGTTCAGGATGTGA
- a CDS encoding phenylacetate--CoA ligase family protein has product MQFGMRFRREDAADKVNDRFWHAIEGTPLDEVRRIQEERLRDQMAYLKSNSTFYQEKFADAGVDFDEIRSIEDLQKLPYTYKTEIRESLAAEPPFGKHRAAPMSDIIQMQASSGTTGSPSYVALTESDAEMWHEMTARCFFANGVRPGDMVLHAFSLAKGFVGGIPVMQGLQYMGTIDVPVGADGGAERLLRACADTRPRCVVGAPNFVLHLAEKAPEVLGCKASELGIERVIVGGEPGGGIPAIRAKIEKAWGAKCTEMLGGTDLGVTYWAECDAQSGMHMVNMDYIITELLDPESGEIIPWEKGAEGEMVYTALGRQASPLVRFRSGDYIEVIDTECSCGRTGPKIRCTGRTDDMLIVRGANVFPSAINSVITEMVPDTNGVMRIVADFEGHTTQGALTVIVERGPNRDPADDVTLKKKIEQRLRESLVFKADVHLVAADTFEKPGAAKVAFVLRKYPDLP; this is encoded by the coding sequence ATGCAATTTGGAATGCGCTTCCGGCGGGAGGATGCCGCCGACAAGGTAAATGATCGCTTCTGGCACGCGATCGAGGGCACGCCGCTCGACGAGGTGCGCCGTATTCAGGAAGAGCGGCTGCGTGACCAGATGGCCTATCTCAAGTCGAATTCGACCTTCTATCAGGAAAAGTTCGCCGACGCCGGTGTCGATTTCGACGAGATTCGCAGCATCGAAGACCTGCAGAAGCTGCCTTACACCTACAAGACCGAGATCCGCGAAAGCCTTGCTGCGGAACCGCCCTTCGGCAAGCACCGCGCGGCACCAATGTCGGACATCATCCAGATGCAGGCCTCGTCGGGCACCACCGGCAGCCCCTCGTATGTGGCCCTGACCGAATCCGACGCCGAAATGTGGCACGAGATGACGGCGCGCTGCTTCTTCGCCAACGGGGTGCGACCGGGCGATATGGTGTTGCACGCGTTTTCGCTGGCCAAGGGCTTTGTCGGCGGCATCCCGGTGATGCAGGGATTGCAGTACATGGGCACGATCGATGTGCCGGTGGGGGCGGATGGCGGTGCAGAACGTCTGCTGCGCGCCTGCGCAGACACGCGGCCGCGTTGCGTGGTCGGCGCTCCGAACTTTGTTCTGCACCTGGCCGAAAAGGCTCCCGAGGTGCTGGGATGCAAGGCCAGCGAACTGGGTATCGAGCGCGTGATCGTCGGCGGCGAACCCGGCGGCGGCATTCCCGCAATTCGGGCAAAGATCGAAAAGGCCTGGGGTGCGAAATGCACCGAGATGCTGGGCGGCACCGATCTGGGCGTGACATACTGGGCCGAGTGCGACGCCCAGTCGGGTATGCACATGGTCAACATGGACTATATCATCACCGAATTGCTCGACCCCGAAAGCGGCGAAATCATCCCCTGGGAAAAAGGTGCCGAGGGCGAGATGGTCTATACCGCGCTCGGCCGCCAGGCGAGCCCGCTCGTGCGGTTCCGGTCAGGCGATTATATCGAAGTGATCGATACCGAATGCTCCTGCGGCCGCACCGGGCCGAAGATCCGCTGTACCGGCCGGACCGACGACATGCTGATCGTCCGGGGGGCCAATGTCTTCCCGTCGGCGATCAACAGCGTCATTACCGAAATGGTGCCGGACACCAATGGCGTCATGCGCATCGTGGCCGATTTCGAGGGCCACACCACGCAGGGCGCGCTGACGGTGATTGTCGAACGCGGCCCCAATCGCGATCCGGCCGATGACGTCACCCTCAAAAAGAAAATCGAGCAGCGCCTGCGCGAATCCTTGGTCTTCAAGGCCGACGTTCACCTGGTTGCGGCCGACACTTTCGAAAAACCTGGCGCCGCCAAGGTCGCCTTCGTTCTCAGGAAATATCCAGACCTGCCATGA
- a CDS encoding acyl-CoA dehydrogenase family protein — MDFILNDEQRQIYDYGGQLAQKFDNDYWLRHARKHEFPHEMFRQIADDGFLGIMVPEEYGGAGLGMTEMALFMEGTANHGIPLLMMVVGPTMSLAHIASHGSEFHKKELLPAACRGDIQFCFAITEPGAGSNTMKATTLAKRRGNRFSLSGEKTFITGAEVADYCLVVARTKPHTEVSRKTDGFTLFAVDLKKKGVDKQRVKISIPLPEEQWTLFFDDVDLGPEDVVGEVDEGFSILFDSLNPERIILAALCCGIGRFALNKGVAYASERNVFGQPIGAHQGVQHPMAKAHTAVEMASLMTRRAAWEFDNKLPAGASSNMAKYAAAEAGIEAVDAALQAHGGSGFTEDTGLYEMYPLVRLLRTAPVNRELCLSFIGEKVMGLPRSY; from the coding sequence ATGGATTTCATTTTGAACGACGAACAACGCCAGATTTACGACTATGGCGGCCAGCTGGCGCAGAAGTTCGACAACGATTACTGGCTGAGACACGCACGCAAGCACGAGTTTCCGCACGAAATGTTCCGCCAGATCGCCGATGACGGCTTCCTCGGCATCATGGTGCCCGAGGAATATGGCGGCGCGGGCCTTGGTATGACCGAAATGGCCCTGTTCATGGAGGGCACCGCCAATCACGGCATTCCTCTTTTGATGATGGTGGTCGGGCCGACCATGTCGCTGGCCCATATCGCCAGCCACGGGAGCGAGTTCCACAAGAAAGAACTGCTGCCGGCTGCCTGCCGCGGTGATATCCAGTTCTGTTTCGCGATCACCGAACCGGGGGCCGGGTCTAACACGATGAAGGCCACTACGCTGGCCAAGCGTCGAGGCAACCGGTTCAGCCTGTCGGGCGAAAAGACCTTCATCACCGGGGCCGAAGTGGCCGACTACTGCCTCGTGGTGGCGCGGACCAAACCGCATACCGAGGTCAGCCGCAAGACCGACGGCTTTACCCTGTTCGCCGTGGATCTGAAGAAAAAAGGCGTCGACAAGCAGCGGGTGAAGATCTCGATCCCCCTGCCCGAGGAGCAGTGGACACTGTTCTTCGACGATGTGGATCTCGGCCCCGAGGATGTGGTCGGCGAGGTGGACGAAGGGTTCTCGATCCTGTTCGACAGCCTCAACCCCGAGCGTATCATCCTGGCCGCCTTGTGCTGCGGCATCGGCCGGTTCGCCCTGAACAAGGGCGTGGCCTATGCCTCCGAGCGCAATGTGTTCGGCCAACCCATCGGTGCGCACCAGGGCGTGCAGCATCCGATGGCCAAGGCGCACACAGCGGTCGAGATGGCCAGTCTGATGACCCGGCGCGCGGCATGGGAGTTCGACAACAAGCTGCCTGCCGGTGCGTCGTCGAACATGGCGAAATATGCCGCCGCCGAAGCCGGGATCGAAGCGGTCGACGCGGCGCTTCAGGCGCATGGTGGATCGGGCTTTACCGAAGATACGGGACTTTACGAAATGTACCCGCTGGTCCGCCTGCTGCGCACAGCGCCGGTGAACCGCGAACTGTGCCTGAGCTTTATCGGCGAAAAGGTCATGGGCCTGCCACGATCCTATTGA
- a CDS encoding enoyl-CoA hydratase/isomerase family protein, with translation MSDPILVTSEGNTGIIELARPEKFNCLSLEVHERISVARAEFEANPAIRAILIRAQGKHFCTGADLVEVKGKLNDPAALDHFIAFGMNNLRALETSSLPVVVAVQGLCLAGGIELMLACDVCFAAESAQFGDQHAQFGLIPGWGGSQRLTRLMGQRRALDLMFSARWLKSDEAKEAGLVNYIVPDADLHKSALEYCEKIATRSRPGIAEMKRLAREGADLGIDQQMRLERDAAVRALPSDDVAEGLDAFENRRAPEFKA, from the coding sequence ATGAGCGACCCCATCCTCGTCACTTCCGAGGGCAACACCGGCATCATCGAACTGGCCCGCCCCGAGAAATTCAATTGCCTGTCACTTGAGGTGCATGAGCGTATTTCTGTCGCGCGTGCGGAATTCGAGGCGAACCCCGCTATTCGGGCGATCCTCATCCGGGCGCAGGGCAAGCACTTTTGCACCGGTGCCGATCTGGTGGAAGTGAAAGGTAAATTGAACGATCCCGCCGCGCTGGACCATTTCATCGCCTTTGGCATGAACAACCTGCGTGCGCTCGAAACCTCCTCCCTCCCTGTCGTGGTGGCAGTGCAGGGGTTGTGTCTGGCCGGCGGGATCGAACTGATGCTGGCATGCGATGTGTGTTTCGCGGCCGAAAGCGCCCAGTTTGGCGATCAGCACGCGCAATTCGGGCTGATTCCCGGTTGGGGTGGCTCGCAGCGGTTGACACGGTTGATGGGGCAGCGCAGGGCGCTCGACCTGATGTTCTCGGCCCGCTGGCTCAAGTCGGACGAGGCCAAAGAGGCCGGATTGGTCAACTACATCGTGCCGGATGCGGACCTGCACAAGTCTGCGCTGGAATACTGCGAGAAAATCGCCACCCGTTCACGTCCCGGCATCGCCGAGATGAAGCGGTTGGCGCGCGAAGGCGCGGACCTTGGTATCGACCAGCAGATGCGGCTTGAGCGCGATGCCGCCGTGCGCGCACTGCCCAGCGATGACGTGGCCGAGGGCCTCGATGCATTCGAGAACCGGCGCGCCCCCGAATTCAAGGCTTGA
- a CDS encoding acyl-CoA dehydrogenase family protein, translating into MQFQPTDDQKAFRETAKRFATERLAPTYQERASGHTFDRALIKEMGALGLIGADLPEEFGGLGESSVTSGLIVEEIAYADFNASYVQLLGSLMGGMVAKHASKDIASEWVPKVVSGDAVIGLGLTEPRGGSDAANLILRAEKSGNGWRLNGEKTSMSFASQADAAVVFARTGDPDGGSRGVSAFFVDLNQEGIKRTHFDDIGTKPVGRGSVFFDDVFVPAENMMAEQDHAFGTIMAGFDYSRALIGLECLGAAQASVDETWAYVQEREAFGAPIVQYQGVSFPLAEAETQLTMMRQLCYYTLDLRDRGLPHTSQAAMCKWYLPKTACEILHQCLILHGHYGYTTDLPHHQRYNDVLGLQIGDGTAQIQKLVIAREKVGRMALQYDKKAKGASK; encoded by the coding sequence ATGCAATTCCAGCCTACAGACGATCAGAAGGCGTTTCGCGAGACCGCAAAGCGCTTCGCAACTGAAAGGCTTGCGCCCACATATCAAGAACGCGCCAGCGGCCATACATTCGACCGTGCGCTGATCAAGGAGATGGGCGCACTGGGGCTGATCGGGGCCGATCTGCCCGAGGAATTCGGGGGTCTCGGCGAAAGCTCTGTCACGTCAGGGCTGATCGTCGAAGAGATCGCCTATGCCGATTTCAACGCAAGTTACGTGCAGCTTCTGGGCTCTCTCATGGGCGGAATGGTTGCCAAACATGCCTCCAAGGACATCGCGTCGGAATGGGTGCCCAAGGTTGTTTCGGGTGATGCGGTCATTGGCCTGGGCCTGACAGAGCCGCGCGGCGGTTCGGATGCGGCGAACCTGATTCTGAGGGCCGAGAAATCCGGCAACGGCTGGCGGCTGAACGGTGAAAAGACATCCATGAGTTTTGCCAGTCAGGCGGATGCGGCGGTCGTCTTTGCCCGTACCGGCGATCCTGATGGCGGCTCACGCGGGGTCAGCGCCTTTTTCGTCGATCTGAACCAGGAAGGCATCAAGCGCACCCATTTTGACGACATCGGCACCAAGCCTGTCGGGCGCGGCTCGGTTTTCTTTGACGATGTTTTCGTGCCGGCTGAAAACATGATGGCGGAACAGGACCATGCCTTTGGCACGATCATGGCGGGCTTCGACTATTCCCGCGCACTGATCGGGCTGGAGTGCCTGGGGGCCGCGCAAGCGTCGGTGGATGAAACCTGGGCCTACGTTCAGGAGCGCGAGGCATTCGGAGCCCCGATCGTGCAGTATCAGGGTGTCAGCTTTCCCTTGGCCGAGGCCGAGACCCAACTGACCATGATGCGCCAGCTTTGCTATTACACGTTGGACCTGCGCGACCGTGGCCTGCCCCACACCTCTCAGGCCGCCATGTGCAAATGGTACCTGCCCAAAACCGCCTGCGAGATCCTGCACCAGTGCCTGATCCTGCACGGACATTACGGCTACACCACCGACCTGCCCCACCACCAGCGCTACAACGATGTGCTCGGCTTGCAGATCGGTGACGGCACCGCGCAGATCCAGAAGCTGGTGATCGCCCGCGAGAAGGTCGGTCGCATGGCGCTGCAGTATGACAAGAAGGCGAAGGGAGCCTCGAAATGA
- a CDS encoding NADPH-dependent 2,4-dienoyl-CoA reductase, translated as MLSPIRAGQHTLRNRVIMGSMHTRLETEPDGIAKQIAFYAERARGEAAILVTGGFSPNAEGIFDPEGPRIDDPEEALDLRPICEAVQAEGSLVCAQLLHAGRYAKIEGCVAPSPIRAPINRFIPREMTEADILRTIEDFAVAAANALAAGFDGVEIMGSEGYLINEFTVTHTNKRQDDWGGSAANRHRFPVEIVRAVRERCGPDFLVIYRISAADLVEGGAPAEEIAALARKIEAAGADILNTGIGWHEARVPTIAYPVPRGAWRKAAANVKAAVSIPVVASNRINTPQLAEDILASGDADMISMARPFLADPHFVKKTREGRADEINTCIACNQACLDFIFSDRPVGCLVNPRAGRETEFRDTPTDTPKKVAVVGGGAAGMATAAEAARLGHDVTLFEAQDKLGGQLNLARAAPGKDEFDETLRYYAGQMQKHGVTQRLGQRAEASDLEGFDHVVIATGVTPRIPDLPGIDHPSVATYAEILSGDREAGDRVVVMGAGGIGHDVAEFLVTKPAETANSDVFCETWGVDPEFVSSGALAGDPLAPKPSRRKVVMLQRKTAKPGAGLGVSTGWILRNALRKHGVEAMGGVTYEHIDDAGLHIVADGNPTVIAADTIVLCTGQEPERALAKEVVARGVPVTMIGGAKEAAELDALRAIDEGVRLAQDL; from the coding sequence ATGCTCTCGCCCATCCGCGCAGGCCAGCATACATTGCGAAATCGTGTCATCATGGGGTCGATGCACACGCGGTTGGAAACCGAGCCTGACGGCATAGCCAAACAGATCGCGTTTTACGCCGAGCGTGCGCGGGGGGAGGCGGCGATTCTGGTCACCGGCGGGTTTTCGCCCAATGCCGAGGGCATATTCGATCCAGAAGGTCCGAGAATCGATGACCCGGAAGAAGCGCTTGACCTGCGCCCGATCTGCGAGGCGGTGCAGGCCGAAGGCAGCCTGGTCTGCGCGCAACTCCTCCACGCCGGGCGCTATGCCAAGATCGAAGGGTGTGTGGCCCCGTCGCCGATCCGCGCCCCGATCAACCGTTTCATCCCGCGTGAAATGACCGAAGCCGACATTCTCCGTACCATCGAGGATTTTGCCGTAGCGGCCGCCAATGCGCTGGCCGCAGGCTTTGATGGCGTCGAGATCATGGGGTCCGAGGGATACCTGATCAACGAATTCACCGTCACCCACACCAACAAGCGCCAAGACGACTGGGGCGGCAGCGCCGCGAACCGCCACCGATTCCCGGTCGAGATCGTGCGCGCGGTGCGCGAACGTTGCGGCCCCGACTTTCTGGTCATCTACCGGATTTCGGCGGCCGATCTGGTCGAGGGCGGCGCGCCCGCCGAAGAAATTGCCGCACTGGCCCGCAAGATCGAGGCTGCGGGTGCGGATATCCTGAACACCGGCATCGGCTGGCATGAGGCCCGCGTGCCGACGATCGCCTACCCGGTGCCGCGCGGTGCCTGGCGCAAGGCGGCAGCCAACGTCAAAGCGGCGGTGTCGATCCCGGTAGTCGCCTCGAACCGGATCAACACACCCCAGCTTGCAGAAGACATACTTGCCTCTGGCGATGCGGACATGATCTCGATGGCGCGCCCGTTTCTGGCCGATCCGCATTTCGTGAAAAAGACGCGCGAGGGCCGCGCAGACGAGATCAACACCTGCATTGCCTGCAACCAGGCCTGCCTGGATTTCATTTTTTCGGACCGGCCGGTCGGATGTCTGGTCAATCCAAGGGCCGGGCGTGAAACGGAATTCCGGGATACGCCAACCGACACGCCAAAGAAAGTGGCCGTCGTTGGCGGTGGTGCCGCGGGCATGGCCACAGCCGCCGAGGCGGCACGGCTGGGCCACGATGTCACCCTGTTCGAAGCGCAGGACAAATTGGGCGGTCAGCTGAATCTGGCCCGCGCCGCACCAGGCAAGGACGAATTCGACGAAACCCTGCGGTATTATGCCGGTCAGATGCAGAAACACGGGGTCACGCAGCGTCTGGGACAGCGGGCAGAGGCGAGCGATCTTGAGGGATTTGACCATGTGGTCATCGCCACCGGGGTCACGCCGCGCATTCCCGACCTGCCGGGTATCGACCATCCCAGCGTCGCGACCTACGCCGAAATTCTGTCCGGTGACCGCGAGGCGGGCGACCGTGTCGTGGTGATGGGGGCGGGGGGCATCGGTCATGATGTGGCCGAGTTCCTAGTGACCAAACCCGCCGAGACCGCGAATTCCGACGTCTTTTGCGAAACCTGGGGAGTGGACCCCGAGTTTGTCTCCTCGGGTGCCCTGGCGGGCGACCCTCTGGCACCGAAGCCGTCGCGCCGCAAGGTCGTCATGCTGCAGCGCAAGACCGCTAAACCGGGCGCGGGGCTTGGTGTTTCGACAGGGTGGATCCTGCGCAACGCGCTGCGCAAACATGGGGTCGAGGCAATGGGCGGGGTGACCTATGAACATATCGACGATGCGGGGCTGCACATCGTCGCGGACGGAAACCCGACGGTCATCGCAGCCGATACAATTGTGCTGTGCACCGGTCAGGAACCGGAACGGGCCCTGGCCAAAGAGGTTGTAGCGCGCGGCGTCCCGGTTACGATGATCGGCGGGGCAAAGGAGGCCGCCGAACTGGATGCGCTGCGCGCCATTGATGAGGGCGTGCGCCTGGCGCAGGATCTCTGA
- a CDS encoding class I adenylate-forming enzyme family protein — translation MLTDVIRAGRADLYSIFRTRAHDCARALAIEDGSRKLTYAELLERVDRLAAVFLARGVAPGDRIAILSHNRSEYLEVELAAAGIGAIVACLNWRLAPDELRHCIDLVEPVLAVVEPELSEAYRAVASTPCLTVGPDLETAIAGVEPDPRTGTMVDDPEAGLTILYTSGTTGLPKGAHISHRAHIARSMVFAAQLALDPGDGFIAWAPMFHMASTDHALATILRGGTVVMVDGLQPAVINEALSRHRIGWFVMMPGALEAFINERHANPLPLKGIKVCGAMADLVPPHQIAELTGLLDTPYLNSFGATETGLPPGTADLIAPGVTPDRLSKRISAFCEVRLVDPDDREVPDGTPGEMALRGPTLFSGYWNADDTNARDFRNGFFHMGDLFRRNADGTVDFVDRAKYLIKTGGENVYPAEIERVLLSHPDVIDAAVVRAFDAKWGESPVAFVACDDDGPDAEALLNLCRESLAGYKRPREIRFIAFEDFPRSTSGKIQRHILEARLAD, via the coding sequence ATGCTGACCGACGTCATCCGCGCGGGGCGCGCTGATCTGTATTCGATCTTTCGAACCCGCGCACATGACTGCGCCCGCGCCCTCGCCATCGAGGACGGCAGCAGAAAACTGACCTATGCAGAACTGCTGGAGCGGGTCGATCGTCTGGCGGCTGTATTTCTGGCACGAGGCGTGGCGCCCGGAGACAGGATCGCGATCCTGTCGCATAACCGCTCAGAATACCTGGAGGTCGAACTTGCAGCAGCGGGAATCGGCGCGATCGTCGCCTGTCTGAACTGGCGGCTTGCCCCCGATGAACTGCGGCACTGCATCGATCTGGTCGAGCCGGTTCTCGCGGTTGTCGAACCGGAACTTTCAGAAGCTTACCGCGCCGTCGCGTCGACACCCTGTCTAACCGTCGGGCCAGACCTGGAAACGGCCATTGCCGGGGTCGAGCCGGACCCGCGCACCGGAACCATGGTTGACGACCCCGAGGCCGGTCTGACGATCCTCTATACCTCGGGGACCACGGGCCTGCCCAAGGGGGCGCATATCAGCCACCGCGCGCATATCGCCCGATCCATGGTTTTTGCGGCCCAGCTGGCGCTGGATCCCGGCGACGGGTTCATCGCCTGGGCGCCGATGTTCCACATGGCCTCCACCGATCATGCGCTGGCAACGATCCTGCGGGGCGGGACCGTGGTGATGGTGGACGGGCTGCAGCCCGCCGTCATCAACGAGGCGCTGTCACGCCACAGGATCGGCTGGTTCGTGATGATGCCCGGGGCACTGGAGGCTTTTATTAACGAACGGCACGCCAACCCTTTGCCGCTGAAGGGGATCAAGGTTTGCGGCGCAATGGCTGATCTGGTGCCGCCGCATCAGATCGCGGAACTGACCGGTCTTCTGGACACGCCCTATCTGAATTCCTTCGGGGCGACCGAAACCGGCCTGCCGCCGGGAACCGCCGATCTGATCGCGCCGGGTGTGACCCCGGACCGGCTGTCCAAGCGCATCAGCGCCTTTTGCGAGGTGCGGCTGGTCGATCCCGACGACCGCGAAGTCCCCGATGGAACGCCGGGCGAAATGGCGCTTCGGGGTCCGACGCTGTTTTCCGGGTACTGGAACGCCGACGACACCAATGCCCGTGACTTTCGCAACGGCTTTTTCCACATGGGCGATCTGTTCCGGCGCAATGCGGACGGCACCGTCGACTTTGTGGATCGGGCGAAATACCTGATCAAGACCGGAGGTGAAAACGTCTATCCGGCGGAAATCGAACGTGTGCTTCTTTCTCATCCCGATGTGATCGATGCCGCCGTGGTAAGGGCCTTCGACGCGAAATGGGGGGAAAGCCCGGTGGCCTTTGTCGCCTGTGACGATGACGGGCCGGATGCCGAGGCGCTGCTGAACTTGTGCCGCGAAAGCCTCGCTGGCTATAAGCGACCACGCGAAATTCGCTTCATCGCGTTCGAGGATTTTCCCAGATCGACCAGCGGCAAGATCCAGCGGCATATCCTCGAAGCCCGGCTCGCAGATTAA
- a CDS encoding glutathione S-transferase family protein, protein MSLHLISHALCPYVQRAAISLTEKGVTFERTDIDLSNKPDWFLAISPLGKTPVLVVDGTPIFESAVILEYLEDTQPHALHPHDALDRARHRAWIEFGSAVLNDIAGFYSAPNEKALEEKVAALRAKFLRLDAELGEGPWFDGHRFSLVDVVFGPVFRYFDVFDTIGEFGVFTGLARVRAWRHELERRVSVKNAVSEDYPTLLRDFIRRRNSYLSQIMQTGGPKKTVTQVRSADR, encoded by the coding sequence ATGAGCCTCCACCTCATTAGCCATGCGCTCTGCCCATATGTGCAGCGCGCGGCGATCTCGCTCACTGAGAAAGGTGTCACGTTCGAGAGAACTGACATCGATCTTTCGAACAAGCCCGACTGGTTTCTTGCCATATCTCCGCTGGGCAAGACGCCTGTCCTGGTTGTGGACGGGACGCCGATTTTCGAATCTGCGGTTATCCTCGAATATCTTGAGGATACACAACCCCACGCGCTTCATCCGCACGACGCTCTCGATCGCGCCCGCCACCGTGCCTGGATTGAATTTGGATCTGCTGTCTTGAACGACATTGCGGGGTTCTACTCGGCGCCGAACGAGAAAGCGTTGGAAGAAAAAGTGGCGGCGCTCCGCGCAAAGTTCCTTCGGCTGGACGCGGAGCTTGGGGAGGGACCATGGTTCGATGGCCACCGGTTCAGCCTCGTCGATGTCGTATTCGGCCCGGTCTTCCGCTATTTCGACGTTTTTGACACCATCGGAGAGTTTGGCGTCTTCACAGGGCTTGCCCGTGTAAGGGCCTGGCGACATGAACTGGAGCGTCGGGTTTCTGTGAAGAATGCCGTCAGTGAAGATTACCCGACCCTTCTGCGTGACTTCATCAGACGGCGCAATTCTTACCTGTCCCAGATCATGCAGACAGGAGGGCCGAAGAAGACAGTTACACAGGTGCGATCGGCTGACCGCTGA
- a CDS encoding DoxX family protein, which yields MSQSHLTEFGIFLLRIALGIMFLAHSLFLKLFIFTLPGTAQFFISIGLPGWFAYMVFAVEAIAGALLVLGVQARWVASATVPILAGATWAHSGNGWMFGYENGGWEYPAYLTLLAIVQGLLGDGRFALSPSFAPGNVQMAGETT from the coding sequence ATGTCACAATCGCACCTCACAGAATTTGGGATATTCCTGCTCCGTATAGCACTCGGGATCATGTTCCTGGCGCACAGCCTGTTTCTCAAGCTCTTCATTTTCACACTTCCCGGAACGGCGCAGTTCTTCATTTCGATCGGGCTGCCCGGCTGGTTTGCTTATATGGTCTTTGCAGTCGAGGCGATTGCCGGTGCCCTTTTGGTCCTCGGCGTACAGGCTCGGTGGGTCGCGTCGGCGACCGTGCCCATCCTGGCCGGTGCGACCTGGGCTCACTCCGGAAACGGCTGGATGTTCGGATACGAGAACGGCGGGTGGGAATACCCGGCCTATCTGACGCTGCTTGCCATCGTGCAAGGGCTTCTGGGCGACGGCCGTTTCGCCCTCAGCCCTTCCTTCGCGCCCGGTAACGTGCAGATGGCGGGAGAGACAACATGA